The Nocardioides humi genome includes a region encoding these proteins:
- a CDS encoding L,D-transpeptidase yields MPSPLTRRQRALRLAAVLSAIVLVASGCDGSGFVPGGGGGSADETTAAAASEAVVTTNVKDDATGVPVDKVVKVRAEEGTLTSVVLKSKAGRIEGELRADGTRWVASGLLEPGVRYRVRAVAQNSDGKQVESVSTFTTRELSLAEQTYPSVAPLEGETVGVGMPVIVTFDLPVEDKASFERHMTVTSTPAQAGSWYWVSSKEAHWRPEKYWKAGTKVSVDVAVNSVSAGGGIYGQEDRKVDFEVGDKHVYKVNARTHQMRVLENGKLLRTLPITTGKAGFTTRSGVKVIMEKYTQKRMNSETVGIARGSAEAYDIDNVKWAMRVTSSGEFIHAAPWSVGSQGRANVSHGCTGMSTDDAAWLYDMTRRGDVVEYVGTDRPMEPGNGWGDWNISWADYVAGSALS; encoded by the coding sequence GTGCCTTCCCCGCTCACCCGTCGTCAGCGCGCCCTGCGCCTCGCCGCCGTCCTGTCGGCGATCGTGCTCGTCGCGTCCGGATGCGACGGGTCGGGCTTCGTGCCGGGCGGTGGCGGCGGGTCCGCCGACGAGACCACGGCCGCGGCGGCGTCCGAGGCGGTCGTCACCACCAACGTGAAGGACGACGCGACCGGCGTACCGGTCGACAAGGTCGTCAAGGTGCGGGCCGAGGAGGGCACGCTCACCTCCGTGGTGCTCAAGTCGAAGGCGGGCCGGATCGAGGGCGAGCTCCGCGCCGACGGCACCCGCTGGGTCGCGTCGGGCCTGCTCGAGCCCGGGGTCCGCTACCGGGTGCGGGCGGTCGCGCAGAACAGCGACGGCAAGCAGGTCGAGAGCGTGTCCACCTTCACCACCCGGGAGCTGAGCCTCGCCGAGCAGACCTATCCGTCGGTCGCGCCGCTGGAGGGGGAGACGGTCGGCGTGGGCATGCCCGTCATCGTCACCTTCGACCTCCCGGTCGAGGACAAGGCGAGCTTCGAGCGGCACATGACCGTCACCTCGACGCCCGCCCAGGCCGGCTCGTGGTACTGGGTCAGCAGCAAGGAGGCGCACTGGCGCCCCGAGAAGTACTGGAAGGCCGGCACCAAGGTCAGCGTCGACGTCGCCGTCAACAGCGTCAGCGCCGGCGGCGGCATCTACGGCCAGGAGGACCGCAAGGTCGACTTCGAGGTCGGCGACAAGCACGTCTACAAGGTCAACGCGCGCACCCACCAGATGCGGGTCCTCGAGAACGGCAAGCTGCTCCGCACGCTGCCGATCACCACCGGCAAGGCCGGCTTCACCACCCGCTCCGGCGTCAAGGTGATCATGGAGAAGTACACCCAGAAGCGGATGAACTCCGAGACCGTCGGCATCGCCCGCGGCTCCGCCGAGGCCTACGACATCGACAACGTCAAGTGGGCCATGCGCGTGACCAGCTCCGGCGAGTTCATCCACGCCGCCCCCTGGTCGGTCGGCTCCCAGGGCCGCGCCAACGTCTCCCACGGCTGTACCGGCATGAGCACCGACGACGCCGCGTGGCTCTACGACATGACCCGCCGTGGCGACGTCGTCGAGTACGTCGGCACCGACCGCCCGATGGAGCCCGGCAACGGCTGGGGCGACTGGAACATCTCGTGGGCCGACTACGTCGCGGGCTCCGCGCTCAGCTGA
- a CDS encoding carbohydrate kinase family protein — protein MTFGGRFADSLVVDQLDKLSVSFLVNDLEIRRGGVAPNMCFGLARLGLRPVLVGAAGEDFADYRSWLERNGVDCDSVHISESRHTARFVCTTDTTMAQFASFYPGAMSEASQIELLPIVERVGAPAYVLIGADDPEAMKRHTEECRQRGYAFIADCSQQLAFAEGDLIRDLIDGAAILFSNEYESHVIEKKTGWSEAEILTRVGLQVTTLGKDGVRVTSSDGTSFEIPAAKDVAAVEPTGVGDAFRGGFLAALSWGTSLERAAQVGCVLAAYVVETVGTQEYDFTHEQFVGRIRDSYGDEAAAEVAKHLGV, from the coding sequence ATGACCTTCGGCGGCCGGTTCGCCGACTCGCTGGTCGTCGACCAGCTCGACAAGCTCTCGGTCTCCTTCCTGGTCAACGACCTCGAGATCCGCCGCGGCGGGGTGGCGCCCAACATGTGCTTCGGCCTGGCCCGCCTCGGGCTGCGGCCGGTGCTCGTCGGGGCGGCGGGCGAGGACTTCGCCGACTACCGCTCCTGGCTCGAGCGCAACGGGGTCGACTGCGACTCCGTGCACATCTCCGAGAGCAGGCACACCGCCCGCTTCGTGTGCACCACCGACACCACGATGGCCCAGTTCGCCTCCTTCTACCCCGGTGCGATGAGCGAGGCCAGCCAGATCGAGCTGCTCCCGATCGTCGAGCGGGTCGGGGCACCGGCGTACGTCCTCATCGGCGCCGACGACCCCGAGGCGATGAAGCGGCACACCGAGGAGTGCCGCCAGCGCGGCTACGCCTTCATCGCCGACTGCTCCCAGCAGCTCGCGTTCGCCGAGGGCGACCTGATCCGCGACCTCATCGACGGCGCCGCGATCCTGTTCTCCAACGAGTACGAGTCGCACGTCATCGAGAAGAAGACCGGCTGGAGCGAGGCGGAGATCCTCACCCGCGTCGGCCTGCAGGTCACCACGCTCGGCAAGGACGGCGTCCGGGTCACCTCCAGCGACGGCACGTCCTTCGAGATCCCGGCGGCCAAGGACGTCGCCGCCGTCGAGCCGACCGGCGTGGGCGACGCCTTCCGCGGCGGCTTCCTCGCGGCGCTCTCCTGGGGCACCTCGCTCGAGCGCGCCGCCCAGGTCGGCTGCGTGCTCGCCGCCTACGTCGTCGAGACCGTCGGCACGCAGGAGTACGACTTCACCCACGAGCAGTTCGTGGGCCGGATCCGGGACTCGTACGGCGACGAGGCCGCTGCCGAGGTCGCCAAGCACCTGGGCGTCTAA
- a CDS encoding HesB/IscA family protein, which translates to MSDSCCGGGHSHEAPGATTTVAAPVDFERREDQINLSPVAAAKVSSLLEQEGRDDLSLRISVQPGGCSGLRYQLFFDERTLDGDVVTDFDGVAVVVDRMSVPYLNGAVIDFVDTIEKQGFTIDNPNATGSCACGDSFH; encoded by the coding sequence ATGAGCGACAGCTGCTGCGGAGGCGGCCACAGCCACGAGGCCCCCGGCGCGACCACGACCGTCGCGGCACCGGTGGACTTCGAGCGCCGTGAGGACCAGATCAACCTGAGCCCGGTGGCGGCCGCGAAGGTCAGCAGCCTGCTCGAGCAGGAGGGTCGCGACGACCTGTCGCTGCGGATCTCGGTGCAGCCCGGCGGCTGCTCGGGTCTGCGCTACCAGCTCTTCTTCGACGAGCGCACCCTCGACGGCGACGTCGTCACCGACTTCGACGGCGTGGCCGTCGTCGTCGACCGGATGAGCGTCCCCTACCTCAACGGCGCGGTCATCGACTTCGTCGACACGATCGAGAAGCAGGGCTTCACGATCGACAACCCGAACGCCACGGGCTCCTGCGCCTGCGGCGACTCGTTCCACTGA
- a CDS encoding sulfurtransferase TusA family protein: MTEIDCRDLPCPRPIIELAKALPGVAVGDLLAVVARDPAARHDVPAWCRMRGQEYVGEEVADDGAPRYVVRRVS, encoded by the coding sequence GTGACCGAGATCGACTGCCGCGACCTCCCCTGCCCCCGGCCGATCATCGAGCTCGCCAAGGCGCTGCCCGGCGTCGCGGTCGGCGACCTGCTGGCCGTGGTCGCCCGGGACCCGGCCGCCCGCCACGACGTACCGGCGTGGTGCCGGATGCGCGGGCAGGAGTACGTCGGCGAGGAGGTCGCCGACGACGGCGCGCCGCGGTACGTCGTGCGGCGGGTCAGCTGA
- a CDS encoding cytochrome c oxidase subunit II has product MQTRYNLPIEIFYTIFPVIMVIAFFAQTVRVQNIALEHVDNPDVIVKVVGQKWQWTFNYPDSVDTPEGTNVFVSGTGDDIPTLVIPVDKTIEFQLYSPDVIHNFGIPSFAMRMDVVPGNDNSYQVTPTATGEFAGKCYELCGAYHSRMLFNVKVVTEAEYEAFLADLAEDPAHVSEEPIKGGKYSTELINDDEGEHE; this is encoded by the coding sequence GTGCAGACCCGCTACAACCTGCCGATCGAGATCTTCTACACGATCTTCCCGGTCATCATGGTCATCGCGTTCTTCGCGCAGACCGTGCGGGTCCAGAACATCGCGCTCGAGCACGTCGACAACCCCGACGTGATCGTCAAGGTCGTCGGCCAGAAGTGGCAGTGGACGTTCAACTACCCCGACTCGGTGGACACCCCGGAGGGCACGAACGTCTTCGTCTCCGGCACCGGTGACGACATCCCCACCCTGGTCATCCCGGTCGACAAGACCATCGAGTTCCAGCTCTACAGCCCCGACGTCATCCACAACTTCGGCATCCCGTCCTTCGCGATGCGCATGGACGTCGTGCCGGGCAACGACAACTCCTACCAGGTGACCCCGACGGCGACCGGCGAGTTCGCCGGCAAGTGCTACGAGCTGTGCGGCGCCTATCACTCGCGGATGCTGTTCAACGTCAAGGTCGTCACCGAGGCGGAGTACGAGGCCTTCCTCGCCGATCTCGCCGAGGATCCCGCGCACGTCTCGGAGGAGCCGATCAAGGGCGGCAAGTACTCCACCGAGCTCATCAACGACGACGAGGGAGAGCACGAGTGA
- a CDS encoding Uma2 family endonuclease: MSGVTMSSLPAWADWPAWPTKLERLPMSLEEYLALPEGMHAEYVDGEVIVSPPAASGHNKAQRRIANVIEESLADELDVRTEAGWQRQQRYRIPDVAVFPEKDPAVVYDDSTPILVVEVLSPSTASEDTVRKSGEYQQGEVTQYWIVDRDRRTLSVFVNNGEGWDRLLDLDEKSPTGTVTVGEWGEVALDLDALLRP, translated from the coding sequence ATGTCGGGAGTCACTATGTCGTCGTTGCCCGCGTGGGCGGACTGGCCGGCGTGGCCGACCAAGTTGGAGCGCCTGCCGATGTCGCTCGAGGAGTACCTGGCACTCCCTGAGGGGATGCACGCCGAGTACGTCGACGGCGAGGTCATCGTGAGCCCGCCGGCCGCCAGCGGCCACAACAAGGCCCAGCGCCGGATCGCCAACGTGATCGAGGAGTCGCTGGCGGACGAGCTCGATGTGCGGACCGAGGCGGGCTGGCAGCGCCAGCAGCGCTACCGGATCCCCGACGTGGCGGTCTTCCCCGAGAAGGACCCGGCCGTGGTCTACGACGACAGCACGCCGATCCTCGTCGTCGAGGTGCTCTCACCGTCGACCGCCAGCGAGGACACGGTCCGCAAGTCCGGGGAGTACCAGCAGGGGGAGGTCACGCAGTACTGGATCGTGGACCGGGACCGGCGCACGCTGTCGGTGTTCGTCAACAACGGCGAGGGCTGGGACCGACTGCTCGACCTCGACGAGAAGTCCCCGACCGGCACGGTGACGGTCGGCGAGTGGGGCGAGGTCGCGCTCGACCTCGACGCGCTGCTGCGCCCTTAG
- a CDS encoding cysteine desulfurase family protein: MSSISEVYLDTASSAPLHPAARETLLAALDRGYGDPRRLHAAGRDARLLLDNARAVVAECLGARPDEVGFTASGTEAVHRGLLGLTAATGRDGIVHGAVEHSSVLHAAAWRPSTAHASVPVDAAGRVDLAALAEAAGRPGVGAVALQAANQEVGTLQPVDEAELPADVPLLVDAAAAAGHVPLPRRWAALTASAHKWGGPAGVGVLAVRRGTRWTNPFPGDDGLDQLGGFPDVPGALAAAAALQAVLAEREEVAARRFALVDRIRAAAGALPDTEVVGDPVARLPHLVTFSCLYVGGDEIVAALARRGFGVASGSACTASTLEPSHVLAAMGALTHGNVRVSLGRDTTVEQVEAFCAALAEEVHRIRAEAGL; this comes from the coding sequence GTGAGCAGCATTTCCGAGGTCTACCTCGACACGGCCTCGTCGGCACCGCTGCACCCGGCCGCGCGGGAGACGCTCCTGGCCGCCCTGGACCGTGGGTACGGCGATCCGCGGCGCCTCCACGCCGCCGGGCGCGACGCCCGGCTGCTCCTCGACAACGCCCGCGCCGTGGTCGCCGAGTGCCTCGGCGCCCGCCCCGACGAGGTGGGCTTCACCGCCTCGGGCACCGAGGCCGTCCATCGCGGCCTGCTCGGCCTGACCGCGGCCACCGGACGGGACGGGATCGTGCACGGCGCGGTGGAGCACTCCTCGGTCCTCCATGCAGCCGCCTGGCGCCCCTCGACCGCCCATGCGAGCGTCCCGGTGGACGCCGCCGGGCGGGTCGACCTGGCCGCCCTCGCCGAGGCCGCCGGCCGGCCCGGCGTGGGCGCGGTCGCGCTGCAGGCCGCCAACCAGGAGGTCGGCACGCTGCAGCCGGTCGACGAGGCGGAGCTGCCCGCCGACGTACCCCTCCTGGTCGATGCGGCGGCCGCGGCCGGCCACGTGCCGCTGCCCCGCCGCTGGGCCGCGCTGACGGCGTCCGCCCACAAGTGGGGCGGGCCTGCGGGCGTCGGGGTCCTCGCGGTGCGCCGCGGCACCCGCTGGACCAACCCGTTCCCCGGCGACGACGGCCTCGACCAGCTCGGCGGGTTCCCGGACGTCCCGGGAGCGCTCGCCGCCGCGGCGGCACTCCAGGCGGTCCTGGCCGAGCGGGAGGAGGTCGCCGCGCGACGGTTCGCGCTGGTCGACCGGATCCGCGCCGCCGCCGGCGCCCTGCCGGACACCGAGGTGGTCGGCGACCCGGTCGCCCGGCTCCCCCACCTGGTCACCTTCTCCTGCCTGTACGTCGGCGGCGACGAGATCGTGGCCGCCCTCGCCCGCCGCGGCTTCGGCGTCGCCAGCGGCTCCGCCTGCACGGCCTCCACGCTCGAGCCCAGCCACGTGCTGGCCGCCATGGGCGCCCTCACCCACGGCAACGTCCGGGTCTCCCTCGGCCGCGACACCACCGTCGAGCAGGTCGAGGCGTTCTGCGCGGCCCTCGCCGAGGAGGTCCACCGGATCCGGGCGGAGGCCGGCCTGTGA
- a CDS encoding cytochrome c oxidase subunit 4 — protein sequence MKVEAWIFGVTTVFLVLVSPAYWFITDAGDSGADWTGTSALVMTTLLCAMITLYLGFHANRMDARPEDLKDGEIADGAGELGFFPPYSWWPLWCAATLSLMVFALAVLAWWLFIIGIVLGALALSGWIFEYYRGVYAH from the coding sequence ATGAAGGTCGAAGCATGGATCTTCGGCGTGACGACCGTCTTCCTGGTGCTCGTCAGCCCCGCGTACTGGTTCATCACCGACGCCGGTGACTCCGGCGCCGACTGGACCGGCACCTCCGCGCTGGTCATGACCACCCTCCTGTGCGCCATGATCACCCTGTACCTCGGCTTCCACGCCAACCGGATGGACGCCCGGCCGGAGGACCTCAAGGACGGCGAGATCGCCGACGGCGCGGGCGAGCTCGGCTTCTTCCCGCCGTACTCCTGGTGGCCGCTGTGGTGCGCTGCGACCCTGAGCCTGATGGTGTTCGCGCTGGCCGTGCTCGCTTGGTGGCTGTTCATCATCGGGATCGTGCTCGGCGCGCTCGCGCTCAGCGGCTGGATCTTCGAGTACTACCGCGGGGTCTACGCGCACTGA